In the Fundulus heteroclitus isolate FHET01 unplaced genomic scaffold, MU-UCD_Fhet_4.1 scaffold_92, whole genome shotgun sequence genome, TGATTAAAAGGATGACAAATATTAGGATTTCAAAAAACTCTTTATTTTCTCAATAAGTCAAAGGCCAGCAAAAATACacgagtttaaaaaaaaaacatgaaataatttttagtCTGAGCGATGCAGACATGTAGAGGAAGGGTATTCTAACAATCTTGgggcaaagaagacaaagaaggttttatcattctctcccttttatctcctctttctttcacctctactctttttcttttctttcactttttgttcttcctttactctcccattgtcatgtccatataatttgaaattctccttgcaggaatcataataaagctatttacaagcataaatcaagtggagcactatggcgaaagctgtttgctccacttgtaaaagcaaaatctgtcgagctctatctggcattgagacatcaattcctattgccatattgctagacaggacactgggaaaaaaaaaaaaaacaatcttggGGCAACCTCAGTGAATGCTTGATCACCTTTGCATTTTATGTTGAAAACTTGTGTCATAAACACATTGCTTTTTTTAGATGTGTTAACCAATGGCATTTTGGTTACTAGCAGCCCATTATATAAAGACATATTTTATTCTTATAGTTAAACAGCATGCTAATATATAGGTTTAACATTACACAATTTATTGTTCTGAGTATTACAATCTACTATCAATGAAATCTGTAACCAATcaaaggctatgttcacactgcaggtcctgatgctcaattccaatttcATGCTGAAATCAGATTGTTTTTAGATGGCCGTTCATGATACTATTAAATTTGACTGCCATCACACTGcggtctgaacggttcaagacagCAAAGCGATCCACATTCGCAGAAAACAGAAGGAGGCGTCACACAGCCACACGCTGTTActgaagtaatggtgaatgtaatggttatagaAGTGCTTAGCGTTCAATaaggtttaattaaaaaaaaaaagtcaaaaaaacatggataccAACTGGCATCTCTTTGTTATTATTTAGAAGCTGTTAAACAATGGGAGCCAATAacattaagaccacatcatagcaacatgaagtaaggtaagaagaaagcagcacagctactaGCAATGGTCTTTCATGGAGCACTAGCTGTTACTGCTGTGTAGTGAGATCCAGCAGAGAGACATGAAAGActgataaaatgtgacatgaccgttcagacagcggatgttttgaaaaatatgcGATATGTATACAAATTAGTACCACAtgtggaagtggcacaaatctaATTTTTTAGGGTGAAAAGATCAAATTTGGGCCGTTCACacagcctttttatttttcaataagcTGATGACAGCAAATGATCAACGTTTAAACTTCTACCTTGTCACAGTTCCaaatgtttctgtatttttacaCAATTTCTCATGCAATGACAGGTTAAATAAATCTGCCAAAGACCAAATATTTGACACACTCTATCTCCTTTCTCTACTCATTACAGTAGATGTCCTCAGTTGTTGAGATGCTGTTATAATGAGCTTCATCTTCTGGGTCATCAAAGTGGTAACAGGCATTCTGCTCTTTGTAGATGTTCTGTTGTGAGCGCATTACAATCTCATCATGGTTTTCGTAAAGCTATAGAAGAAGGAACAGATCACAGGTCAATAGATGCAGAAAAACTACTTGACGTGCATAGCTCAGATTGTggttcatttaaatattagtttGGTCTCATCTTTTGGGTGAGCCTACTTCAGGTGAGACAATGCCTTGAGCTATGTACATGCTACAGCAATATCCAACATTTTTAATCTGAAGTGGCTTAAAAGTTAGGAACATTATTAAGTGTTTGGCCGGTGtctttttcttacattttctccACCCATCACTTCCTTTGAGTTTCTCGCCTCATTTCTGCTTCTATTTGTGGCAATTTCTGTATCTGAGAAAACAAAtgtgagaaaagaaaattagttatcaggctcctctcctgtggaactaactcgcagttttggtccgtgaggcagacaccgtgtctatttttaagactaaacttaaaactttcctttttgacaaagcttatactTAGAGttgcttatgttaccctgaactatctctatagttacgctgctataggcttaggctactggagaaCATAAGGGTctatttctcactctactgagttccactgttctccaattttgcattgcttatcgtcatttaagcttttaacttttcgttctctgtcattttttttcttcatagtaggtacacctggtctggcgttctgttagctgtgacatcatccacggaagacggctcacctgctactaccatctaatgtagaacagattactggatcaatgtgtgtttctctgctttttgtgtctctgttctgtcttctctaacccccagtcagtcgaggcagataaccgttcatactgagcctggctctgctggaggtttttccttctcgtaaatggggagtttttctttccactgtcgcttcatgcttgctcagtatgagggattgctgcaaagccatggacaatgcagacgactctacctatacgcttctccaggaggaatgaatgctgcttgtcaagacttgatgcagatgggttataggacatttttttaactatcTTTGTAATCtgaaccaatctgtataatctgattgaatttgactttggaaagtgccttgagatgacgtgtttcatgaattggcgctatataaataaaattgatttgaattgatTAGACGTGTTTGCATTTCTTGGCTGTGGAAAAACTGAACTCACCTTTCACTTTGTGACATTTTTTCTTGCACACTATAACCAGGATGATAATCACTATCATTAACAGAGCAGGAGGTACAGCAAAAAGCCCAAAGAGAACCGCACCTGAAAAGTGCATATATGGATTAAATACTGAACCACATCACTTCCTGAAACAACAGTTATGCCCCCCTCTGTGCACCTGAGTCTGGCTTATTTTGAATGTAGTCTTGAttggatcattttaaatgtgaTAGAAGTTGcacaaatatttagtttttgcaactgaaatatttattttcataaatgaaaatatgtgaACTAGAAACCTGAAAGGTGGATATGTGGATTACTGAACCACATCACTTCCTGAAACAACAGATAGGGGGTTGTAAAGTGCATTTCAGTCAGTTTTGAATGTTGAGTTGTCATTGGGTAATTTTAAATGTCATAGAAGTTGcacaaatatttagtttttgcaactgaaatattttctaaaatgaaaatatgtgaACTCAAAGGAGGAATATGCACTGAAAGTAGTTAGTGTTGTACAAAAGCTAACCATGTCAGTTTTTTGAAATCCCGTTTTGGTATACATTCAGTTTTGCATTAACAGTATTCCACCCCATAGCTAAATAGCAATGTATAGTGCAGAAATttagagaaaagggagagagaaaaaccctcttaatatttgatttaataTGGCACATATTTAAAGTTTGCATGTAAATCTTTCAATTACCAAAGTTTTTCAAATCTTTGGCTAATTTTTtgatttttcaagtttttttttttaaaaaaagaatgaaaaataaacaaaaaaaatgatggaCAGACTCTCCATTCTGTACCTTGATCAGATGTCTCAGAGACATTAGCTATACTCTGAGGTGAAGCTGTAATGACATTTTCCACTGTGCTGGTCTGGAGCCGATAAACTGTAAGAGAAAAAGCCTTTTAGTGCACTTCATCTTGCTTTATCTTTACTATCACCTGTTTGGTTCAGATTTAAGCATCACTGGAACTTTaacaaaaaatgacaaaagtttttttcatttgttctaaATGCTTCTGACAAAAGGATAATGTTTTAGTTTATATTGACTATGAAACCCTTGAAAACCCAAATATGTCCCTGTCAATGGTGTTACTGAATCAAATTTACATAAGGTTGATCCTGTCAATGCATTTCAGATGATGTAATAAATTAATTCTTCcacataaaataatttcaaatgcAGCTTATTTAGAATATTAAAGGGAGTAAGACTTTCAGAGTTCAGAggctttttttgcaaaataacaCTTCTGcaaagacaaatattgcagtaaGTTTTTTATCACTTTGGTGAGTGTTAGATTCTGGGTTTAGCATCTGTTATTTGCCGTTTGTGTTTTTACGTTCTGTCTTAGGGTGTTTTTACACTAGGCTAGTCCAGAGGACTTCGTTCAACTTTGCAGCAGCGTGTGAGAGACTAGCACACTAGTGGGTCTACACAGATGCCTCTTCCTCCATTCCTCTCTTCCCCTTTATGGTATGCTTGTTTTGCTTCTCTTCCTTTGCCACAGTTGGTGATGGCAAGTAGTGAAGCTCTCTCATGCACTGAGACTTTCCACCCTATTgtatttggggaaaaaatatttatatttcaatGCCATACATGCCCAGCAATGCTCCTGCTAATCAAAACCTTAAGACATCACATTGACAACCTATTCACTGGCATGATGCTTcacacttgttttgttttttttattggttatcCATTTTATTCTGCTTTGTGTATAATTGTTAGTCCTTCTCATTTGGTTAGTAGAAAATTTTGCATGCTAGTCAGGTTATTACTTTTTGTTCATCCTGTAAATATTAGTCAAATTCCCAGTGTTCCTGATCTGCTTTTCCCCAGTTGCATCGGATGCCCTTAAATGAGAGTTTCTCATTCCATTCATCTTTTGTGTTTAAGTTCCCTCCCCCTCTTGCCCTATACATCTTATCTGTTTTCTTGATATGATTATTATACTACTATGTGTAGCTTATGATGGTAGACcagctaaaatgttttttagctGGTCTCCCATCAAATCCTTTTATTGGTGGATGCAAACATGCAATCTTAAATTTATGAAGTGTGAAGTGCAGACTACAGCATTTTGCCGGTTCTTGCATTTCAAATCTCACACTGTCCATATAAATCATTTCCTAAATTAATCACATGGTACAACCGGCTGGTGAGAATCAGATATATTAAAAACTCTGCCCTTTTCAAGTTACGTTATTGCTGCATGTGCCAAACGTGTAGAAAACAGCAGCTTGCTGGCTGGTCTTAGTTCCTGTTACTGTGGTTGTGTCACAGTTTTTTACTGATGCATGGTGTGAACATAGAAACAAGAAAAGCTCTGTACAAGTACTGAAAAGAATGTTGGTGATAGAATCTGGTTCCTCTATTTTGTCCTTGGTATGTTTGTCATTTAAGGTCTCACCTTccgtttgtttttgctctggcaGATCCTTTAGTACTTTCTTTTCAACAATTAGTTTTTTCCCTGCAACAAACAAGCAAAGGACATTGAATAAACGAATAACGTCTTATAAGAAAGTGCCAGATTAATTAGCATTCAACAGTTTACtttcagaaatatatatattccattTCAAACAATCCACCAACATAATCTTTTACTAActagatttaatttaaatctgTTCCAGTCATAGCTTTAATTTTTAATGGTGCACTTCTTGCGAGGGAAATATTTGCCAACTGTTGCCCCAATGACCAGATACCACATAAAGTCACCTGAAGCAACTCCTGAATCTCATCGTCTGTCCATGAAAACATATGATCTCTGCAACTGCAATAAcgaataaagatttcttcttctactaAACAGGTCCAATTCCTAATAGCTACTGACAGATCCACCAACATGATAAAGCAAAGAGTTCTAATTTTGAGGTACTGAGGATAGAAAAGAATCCGGTTCCTACTTGACAGACACCCTTGTCCTTTATTCTTTCTGTCATtagtaataacaataaataataataataataataataataataataataataataatagccgATCCCAGCTTTAGAGCTGAAACTGGTTCTCCTTCGTCTCATGTCACACAGAAAGCTGCGTCTGACATCTCAATATAGGCAGAAAGACCTCTGAATCTGCTTTGGGAATTACTTCACAGAAGGCCAGCCACATTTAATCTCTATTGGCACAGGTGTATGATTATGTTCAGGTAGCACTGGGTCTGCTTTCAGCCAAATACGAGGACTTATTTCAGGTGAAGTCCTCAAACATCAAAATATTACGCTAAACAGTTGACtactaaaaacagcttttaaacagTATTTCACTCGTGCCACTGTGTCGTTCTTACCTACAGACAGACGAAACTGGGTGTAGTCTCCAACAACCCACTCTGAGTTTGATCGACACCAGTATGTGCCAGCATCCCATTGTTCCAGGTTTGTGATGGTGACAGAGAAATAGCTAGGAAAAATACTGTCCACTTTGAACCTGCTTCGACCCGTCATCATATTTGTACAGTCGCTGCGATGGTTTCCTTTGCAGATGAACATCCTGTTGTTACGATGTTCAGGTGGATAAGGACACTGCATGGTTATTGGTTGTCCCTCGGTGCCTTTAACATACCTGGATGTTACACAGCACCATTCTAATAGATAAAAAGAGCAGAATCATTAAGGGATGTTTCTTTGATtcttgtatttatattttcaacatCTGTTGCCGCAGAAACTCTTAGCTTTAAAAGTACATTAGCCAATTTGAACGTCTCACCTTTTACTTTGAGGTCAAAAGCACAGAAGCCATCCGACCCAGTGTCTCTTTGGACACCAAAAAGATACCACCCAGAATCACTCAGTTTCAGACTGGAAATGGTAACTGTGAAAACTTTTGCATTCTTGTCATCGGTGAGTGTGAATCGTCCATTTTGTTCGTTGTTAGAGGTGACAACTGCTTGCCTTAGACACGTGGAGAGCCGGTTTCCTCTGCAGATGTACTTCAGGTTGTTGACAGGCTCGGTTTCATATCTACACCTGATGGAGACCGAACCTTCCTCATTGCCTTGAATTTTAGC is a window encoding:
- the LOC105919981 gene encoding polymeric immunoglobulin receptor isoform X2, which translates into the protein MKMFSLHILLFMCCALSCVTSDEDVIPVFGYEDSDAVVSCPYAEGYEDYEKYLCKDDCGSDDVLITTSEINEDKYSIDDDKRSRIFSVTISDLRFEDAGKYWCGVSRTGKDIYTEVKLEVGKDIWGKTPAKIQGNEEGSVSIRCRYETEPVNNLKYICRGNRLSTCLRQAVVTSNNEQNGRFTLTDDKNAKVFTVTISSLKLSDSGWYLFGVQRDTGSDGFCAFDLKVKEWCCVTSRYVKGTEGQPITMQCPYPPEHRNNRMFICKGNHRSDCTNMMTGRSRFKVDSIFPSYFSVTITNLEQWDAGTYWCRSNSEWVVGDYTQFRLSVGKKLIVEKKVLKDLPEQKQTEVYRLQTSTVENVITASPQSIANVSETSDQGAVLFGLFAVPPALLMIVIIILVIVCKKKCHKVKDTEIATNRSRNEARNSKEVMGGENLYENHDEIVMRSQQNIYKEQNACYHFDDPEDEAHYNSISTTEDIYCNE
- the LOC105919981 gene encoding polymeric immunoglobulin receptor isoform X1 translates to MCRISTQPDVTSIHSNFLKIFLKTVELYFCFSWRVALRNMKMFSLHILLFMCCALSCVTSDEDVIPVFGYEDSDAVVSCPYAEGYEDYEKYLCKDDCGSDDVLITTSEINEDKYSIDDDKRSRIFSVTISDLRFEDAGKYWCGVSRTGKDIYTEVKLEVGKDIWGKTPAKIQGNEEGSVSIRCRYETEPVNNLKYICRGNRLSTCLRQAVVTSNNEQNGRFTLTDDKNAKVFTVTISSLKLSDSGWYLFGVQRDTGSDGFCAFDLKVKEWCCVTSRYVKGTEGQPITMQCPYPPEHRNNRMFICKGNHRSDCTNMMTGRSRFKVDSIFPSYFSVTITNLEQWDAGTYWCRSNSEWVVGDYTQFRLSVGKKLIVEKKVLKDLPEQKQTEVYRLQTSTVENVITASPQSIANVSETSDQGAVLFGLFAVPPALLMIVIIILVIVCKKKCHKVKDTEIATNRSRNEARNSKEVMGGENLYENHDEIVMRSQQNIYKEQNACYHFDDPEDEAHYNSISTTEDIYCNE